The following proteins are encoded in a genomic region of Glycine max cultivar Williams 82 chromosome 18, Glycine_max_v4.0, whole genome shotgun sequence:
- the LOC100798101 gene encoding transcription factor MYB1, with protein sequence MGGVAWTEEEDHLLKKCIQQYGEGKWHRVPLLAGLNRCRKSCRLRWLNYLRPNIKRGNFAEEEVEMIIKLHKLLGNRWSLIAGRLPGRTANDVKNYWNCHLSKKLNVIEAEDRPITRDVQVIRPQPRNIVGSSSVKRRGQNESPTDKGVQQESSMSSLTFDTADGQNHMLDSQQDNNIYACLDQQGIVSELSMDFQFEGFGAMMNGEGSSSQWDWGDLLLDMDLYK encoded by the exons ATGGGTGGTGTTGCATGgacagaagaagaagatcaCTTGCTCAAGAAATGCATACAACAATATGGAGAAGGAAAGTGGCATCGTGTTCCTTTACTGGCTG GTTTAAACAGGTGCCGGAAGAGTTGTAGGCTAAGATGGCTGAACTATCTCCGTCCTAACATCAAGAGAGGAAATTTTGCGGAGGAAGAAGTGGAAATGATAATCAAACTCCATAAATTACTAGGCAACAG ATGGTCGTTGATTGCAGGAAGGCTACCAGGAAGGACTGCCAATGATGTGAAAAACTATTGGAACTGTCATCTGAGCAAAAAACTAAATGTAATAGAAGCTGAAGATAGACCAATAACAAGAGATGTTCAAGTCATTAGGCCCCAGCCTAGGAACATTGTTGGTTCAAGCTCAGTGAAAAGAAGGGGTCAAAATGAGTCTCCAACTGACAAAGGAGTTCAACAAGAGAGTAGCATGTCCTCACTGACGTTTGATACTGCTGATGGACAGAACCATATGCTTGATTCACAACAAGACAACAACATATATGCATGCCTGGACCAACAGGGCATTGTTAGTGAGTTGTCAATGGATTTTCAGTTCGAAGGATTTGGAGCAAtgatgaatggggagggtagTAGCAGCCAATGGGATTGGGGTGATTTGCTCTTAGACATGGACTTGTACAAGtga